The Delphinus delphis chromosome 2, mDelDel1.2, whole genome shotgun sequence genome contains a region encoding:
- the PGF gene encoding placenta growth factor isoform X3 encodes MPAMRLFTCFLQLLAGLALPAVPPQQWALSAANGSSEVEVVPFQEVWGRSYCRALERLVDIVSEYPGEVEHMFSPSCVSLLRCTGCCGDENLHCVPVETVNVTMQLLKIRSGDRPSYVELTFSQHVRCECRPLREKMKPERCGDTVPRR; translated from the exons ATGCCTGCCATGAGGCTGTTCACTTGCTTCCTGCAGCTCCTGGCTGGGCTGGCCCTGCCTGCTGTGCCCCCCCAG CAGTGGGCCTTGTCTGCTGCGAACGGCTCATCAGAGGTGGAAG TGGTGCCCTTCCAGGAAGTGTGGGGCCGTAGCTACTGCCGGGCCCTGGAGAGGCTGGTGGACATCGTGTCTGAGTACCCCGGCGAGGTTGAGCACATGTTCAGCCCGTCCTGCGTCTCCCTGCTGCGCTGCACGGGCTGCTGTGGCGATGAGAACCTGCACTGTGTTCCAGTGGAGACGGTCAATGTCACCATGCAG ctCCTGAAGATCCGCTCTGGGGACCGGCCCTCCTACGTGGAGCTGACGTTCTCTCAGCATGTGCGCTGCGAGTGCAG GCCTCTGCGGGAGAAGATGAAGCCAGAAAG GTGCGGCGATACTGTTCCCCGGAGGTAA
- the PGF gene encoding placenta growth factor isoform X2 has translation MPAMRLFTCFLQLLAGLALPAVPPQQWALSAANGSSEVEVVPFQEVWGRSYCRALERLVDIVSEYPGEVEHMFSPSCVSLLRCTGCCGDENLHCVPVETVNVTMQLLKIRSGDRPSYVELTFSQHVRCECRPLREKMKPERRRPKGRGKRKREKQRHTDCHLCGDTVPRR, from the exons ATGCCTGCCATGAGGCTGTTCACTTGCTTCCTGCAGCTCCTGGCTGGGCTGGCCCTGCCTGCTGTGCCCCCCCAG CAGTGGGCCTTGTCTGCTGCGAACGGCTCATCAGAGGTGGAAG TGGTGCCCTTCCAGGAAGTGTGGGGCCGTAGCTACTGCCGGGCCCTGGAGAGGCTGGTGGACATCGTGTCTGAGTACCCCGGCGAGGTTGAGCACATGTTCAGCCCGTCCTGCGTCTCCCTGCTGCGCTGCACGGGCTGCTGTGGCGATGAGAACCTGCACTGTGTTCCAGTGGAGACGGTCAATGTCACCATGCAG ctCCTGAAGATCCGCTCTGGGGACCGGCCCTCCTACGTGGAGCTGACGTTCTCTCAGCATGTGCGCTGCGAGTGCAG GCCTCTGCGGGAGAAGATGAAGCCAGAAAG GAGGAGACCCAAgggcagggggaagaggaagagagagaagcagagacacaCAGACTGCCACCT GTGCGGCGATACTGTTCCCCGGAGGTAA